The Daucus carota subsp. sativus chromosome 7, DH1 v3.0, whole genome shotgun sequence genome window below encodes:
- the LOC108203303 gene encoding uncharacterized protein LOC108203303, with product MNFHHKWVHWIKGIFNSSRISVLVNGAPTPEFSPNRGLRQGDPLSPLIFNLVREVLSLLLSKAASFGLFEGIALPGCRIKLLHLQFADDVLLFINGGENAMLDIKRVLQCFQVLSGLKINFNKSHLHGFSQNKAVISEWAKMLGCQEGGNSFKYLGVTIGLSPRNGKFWTPLIDRIQGKIRSLEAENISMAGKVIILKSIIDSIPVYWFGLYKLPKIVIAKIKKLRRDLFWGHKEGQSRKLHLKNWEAICAPRTSGGLGLTTIAGRNTALLAKWWWQAYNERTALWNKNFFSLKNEEGSDLISNRSHYKWIIQNGKLAFFWEDTWYGDSTLASSFPQLYACAARKHVVVEDFYQQWQSRESDCQLWSSPLPPSFSAQATALDDIMRSLSLTSNNDFLLWKPVKGHYSVSKGYDMLYNYPRHFTHDSSWHSIWSARVPPKIKVFLWKIQSGILPTREVLSWRIPSISPVCMWCRDEVETLEHIFWTCEPASWMWNFIATWWSNRRLLVRVRRFSLNRILNIYKQRHIKQVWMLVISASLWTLWLARNELVFNNSKLNAVELKNLILVRVVKWGSAANILNVGSTPEWKLNPVGVLTAMHFKKSSQFWSFLKNAYDYICMVDGAWSSRHDGSIGGE from the exons ATGAATTTCCACCACAAATGGGTTCATTGGATTAAAGGGATTTTCAACTCTTCACGAATCTCAGTTCTAGTAAATGGTGCTCCAACCCCGGAATTTTCTCCTAATCGTGGTCTAAGGCAAGGCGATCCTTTATCTCCGTTGATTTTCAATCTTGTTAGAGAAGTTCTTTCACTTCTTCTCTCAAAGGCAGCGTCATTTGGGTTGTTTGAAGGAATTGCCTTACCTGGCTGTCGGATAAAACTCTTACACTTGCAGTTTGCTGACGATGTTTTGCTGTTCATTAATGGAGGAGAGAACGCAATGTTAGATATTAAAAGAGTGCTCCAATGCTTCCAGGTTCTTTCTGGTCTAAAAATAAACTTCAATAAAAGTCATCTGCATGGGTTTAGTCAAAATAAGGCTGTTATCTCAGAGTGGGCAAAGATGTTGGGCTGCCAGGAAGGGGGAAATTCGTTTAAGTACCTAGGTGTAACTATTGGACTCTCCCCGAGGAATGGAAAATTCTGGACTCCGCTAATCGATAGAATTCAAGGCAAAATCAGATCACTGGAAGCCGAAAATATCTCCATGGCTGGCAaggtaataattttgaaatcaattatAGATAGCATCCCGGTGTATTGGTTTGGTCTGTACAAATTACCCAAAATTGTGATTGCCAAGATTAAAAAGCTTAGGAGGGATCTATTCTGGGGTCATAAGGAGGGGCAATCCAGAAAGCTTCATTTAAAAAATTGGGAGGCTATTTGTGCGCCTAGGACCAGTGGAGGCTTGGGTCTAACTACAATAGCAGGGAGGAATACTGCTTTGCTCGCCAAATGGTGGTGGCAGGCTTATAATGAAAGAACGGCGCTGTGGAACAAA AACTTCTTCTCTCTCAAAAATGAGGAGGGGTCTGATCTCATCTCGAATCGATCACACTACAAATGGATCATACAAAATGGGAAGCTTGCTTTTTTCTGGGAAGATACTTGGTATGGTGATTCTACTCTTGCGTCTTCTTTCCCACAGTTGTATGCATGTGCTGCTCGAAAACATGTTGTGGTAGAAGATTTCTACCAACAATGGCAGTCGCGGGAGTCGGACTGCCAATTGTGGAGCTCTCCGCTTCCCCCATCGTTTTCTGCACAAGCCACAGCTCTTGATGATATCATGAGATCATTATCCCTCACGTCTAACAATGATTTTCTGCTTTGGAAACCTGTTAAGGGCCATTACTCGGTTAGCAAAGGCTACGACATGCTCTACAATTACCCTCGCCACTTTACACACGATTCTTCTTGGCATTCCATATGGTCAGCTCGTGTTCCTCCGAAGATCAAAGTTTTTCTTTGGAAAATACAATCTGGGATCCTTCCAACTAGAGAGGTGTTGAGTTGGAGAATTCCGAGTATCAGCCCGGTGTGTATGTGGTGTAGAGATGAGGTCGAAACTCTGGAACACATCTTCTGGACATGTGAACCTGCTTCTTGGATGTGGAATTTCATTGCAACATGGTGGAGCAATAGAAGACTTCTTGTCAGGGTGCGTAGGTTCTCACTAAATCGCATCCTAAATATCTATAAACAACGTCATATAAAACAAGTTTGGATGTTGGTCATTTCTGCATCCTTATGGACTTTATGGCTTGCCCGAAATGAATTGGTCTTCAACAATTCCAAATTGAATGCTGTGGAGTTAAAAAATCTGATCCTGGTTAGGGTGGTGAAATGGGGTTCTGCCGCGAACATACTCAATGTTGGTTCCACGCCTGAGTGGAAATTGAACCCAGTTGGTGTACTGACGGCAATGCACTTTAAGAAATCTTCTCAATTTTGGAGCTTTTTGAAAAATGCTTATGATTACATATGCATGGTAGACGGGGCATGGAGTTCCCGCCATGATGGCTCTATCGGGGGGGAATAG